The following nucleotide sequence is from Bacillota bacterium.
AGTGGTACTCTTTACAAGCAGGCGCACACGCTTCATACTTGGCTAACCTAAACGCACAGGCCATAGAGCTTGGCCAGCGAGCGTTTGCCATAATATCTCGTCTGCCCGAGCAGGAGCATGAGAAGCGGCTAACTTTAAACCTCCTAGGCAACGCTTACTTGGGCCTAGGCAAGGCAAAGTTAGCTGAAGAGCACTACAACGCCGCTCTGGCTTGTCGGGACGAGAACGATCTGGATACCATCATAAGGCTTTACCACGGCAAGTCTATCTGCGCTGAAGAGCAGGGCAATTTGGATGAATCCTTACTTTGGGCTGAGGAGGCGTCTTTTCTAGCGAAAGACCGGCGAGACAACGAGCTACGCGCACAATGCGAAATTAGCCGAGGACTTTGTCTTATTCGACTCAATAGACAGGAAGAAGCGACATGGGTATTTAGGGAGCAACTAGCGAAAACCACTATTTCGCCGAGACTTGTGGCTCTAGGTTTAACTGATTACCTGCTGACGCTAGCTGACCAAGAAGACTATCCAGAAGAACTATGCCGGTCGCTTGAAGAGAGGCTACACAGTGTTATTAGTGAAGTTGACCTAGGAGACGACTACCTCACGCTGAAATGTAGTTGGGCCATCGCCAAAAACACATTGCGCGCGACCGCTCCGCAAAGGATTAGGCCCG
It contains:
- a CDS encoding helix-turn-helix transcriptional regulator, with the protein product MLGARIKAARLEMGLSQEELAQGLLSRSYICELERNKRRPSLATIGALAERLGKPLDYFLETEQQAIEARASLRIDQAYSLVGIGDRAGARKALREAQLVHKQLSVALRARYHDLYSWLEQEDGHAFTAVNHALLAESLYEELNLPLKQWYSLQAGAHASYLANLNAQAIELGQRAFAIISRLPEQEHEKRLTLNLLGNAYLGLGKAKLAEEHYNAALACRDENDLDTIIRLYHGKSICAEEQGNLDESLLWAEEASFLAKDRRDNELRAQCEISRGLCLIRLNRQEEATWVFREQLAKTTISPRLVALGLTDYLLTLADQEDYPEELCRSLEERLHSVISEVDLGDDYLTLKCSWAIAKNTLRATAPQRIRPVIEDFAARFHRLLHHRHSADVLEYGAKLLEAHGDIAGALALLKAAVSLK